Genomic window (Escherichia fergusonii ATCC 35469):
ATCGCACTTACGAAGCCGCATTCTGACTGTCAGATGCGGCTTCGCTTCATTGTTAACACTTCTGTTATGCCTCAACCCTTTTTTTAAACATTAAAATTCTTACGTAATTTATAATCTTTAAAAAAAGCATTTAATATTGCTTCCCGAACGATTGTGATTCGATTCACATTTAAACAATTTCAGAATAGACAAAAATTCTGAGTGTAATAATGTAGCGGCGTGTCTTTCGAGGATAAGTGCATTATGAATATCTTACATATATGTGTGACCTCAAAATGGTTTAATATCGACAATAAGATTGTCGATCACCGCCCTTAATTTACCCTTCTGTAGCCATCACCAGAGCCAAACCGATTAGATTCAATGTGATCGATTCGTTTGCTATATCTTAATTTTGCCTTTTGCAAAGGCTGTCTCTCATTTATTTACTTGTTTTAGTAAATGATGGCCCTTGCATATATATCTGGC
Coding sequences:
- the tnaC gene encoding tryptophanase leader peptide, whose amino-acid sequence is MNILHICVTSKWFNIDNKIVDHRP